The following proteins are co-located in the Mesorhizobium sp. M1E.F.Ca.ET.045.02.1.1 genome:
- a CDS encoding cytochrome c oxidase assembly protein yields the protein MSGEIITRPGRKNSNRIVVAVCLAFFTGMVGMAYAAVPLYKMFCQATGYGGTTQRAEKQYAGRVLDRDIAIRFDANTNGIPWQFEPVARQVTIKIGETTQAHYSATNKFDRPITGRASFNVQPEMAGAYFNKVECFCFTDTTLKPGETLDMPVVFYVDPDIVNVPELKDLKTITLSYTMFPVEKKQPVASSAPAAGSSNKVPDSEASLGG from the coding sequence ATGAGTGGCGAGATCATCACCAGACCCGGCAGGAAGAACAGCAACCGCATCGTCGTGGCGGTCTGCCTTGCCTTCTTCACCGGCATGGTCGGCATGGCCTACGCGGCGGTGCCGCTTTACAAGATGTTCTGCCAGGCCACCGGCTATGGCGGCACGACGCAGCGCGCCGAGAAGCAGTATGCCGGCCGCGTGCTTGACCGCGACATCGCCATCCGCTTCGACGCCAACACCAACGGCATTCCGTGGCAGTTCGAGCCCGTCGCGCGCCAGGTCACCATCAAGATCGGCGAAACGACGCAGGCGCATTACAGCGCGACCAACAAGTTCGATCGCCCCATCACCGGCCGCGCCTCCTTCAACGTGCAGCCGGAAATGGCCGGCGCCTATTTCAACAAGGTGGAGTGCTTCTGCTTCACCGACACGACGCTGAAGCCCGGCGAGACGCTGGACATGCCGGTCGTGTTCTATGTCGATCCAGACATCGTCAACGTGCCGGAACTGAAGGACTTGAAGACCATCACCTTGTCCTACACGATGTTCCCGGTCGAAAAGAAACAGCCGGTCGCGTCGTCCGCGCCGGCCGCTGGCAGCAGCAACAAAGTTCCAGATTCCGAAGCAAGCCTCGGGGGTTGA
- a CDS encoding heme o synthase — MALADHKLMEEAGFRMSEATAGDFFALLKPRVMSLVVFTAFVGMVAAPVAINPLLAVIAILSIAIGAGASGALNMWYDADIDAVMTRTAGRPVPAGRVTPGEALSFGLVLSVLSVMTLGVLVNWLSAALLAFTIFFYAVIYTMWLKRWTPQNIVIGGAAGAIPPVIGWAAVTGSVGLESLILFLIIFLWTPPHFWALALFKSDDYARAGIPMMPNVAGHASTRRQIFAYALILAPVGVLPWGLGYTTVAYGAVSILLGLGFIWYAWKVLGMSDDDRAMKPAKALFGYSLLYLFAIFAAYLVDSVVGRALVLGGA, encoded by the coding sequence ATGGCTCTTGCCGACCACAAATTGATGGAGGAAGCGGGCTTTCGCATGTCGGAAGCGACCGCGGGCGATTTCTTCGCCCTCCTGAAGCCGCGCGTCATGTCGCTGGTCGTCTTCACGGCCTTTGTCGGCATGGTCGCGGCGCCCGTCGCCATCAATCCGCTGCTGGCGGTGATCGCCATCCTGTCGATTGCGATTGGAGCCGGCGCCTCCGGCGCGCTCAACATGTGGTACGACGCCGATATCGACGCGGTGATGACCAGGACGGCCGGCCGCCCGGTGCCGGCCGGCCGCGTCACGCCCGGCGAGGCGCTGAGCTTCGGCCTCGTGCTCTCCGTGCTGTCGGTGATGACGCTGGGCGTGCTGGTCAACTGGCTGTCGGCGGCGCTGCTCGCCTTCACCATATTCTTCTATGCCGTCATCTATACGATGTGGCTGAAGCGCTGGACGCCGCAGAACATCGTCATCGGCGGCGCGGCCGGCGCCATCCCGCCGGTGATCGGCTGGGCTGCTGTGACCGGATCGGTCGGCCTCGAAAGCCTGATCCTGTTCCTGATCATCTTCCTCTGGACGCCACCGCATTTCTGGGCGCTGGCGCTGTTCAAGTCGGACGACTATGCCCGCGCGGGCATCCCGATGATGCCGAACGTCGCCGGCCATGCCTCGACCCGCCGCCAGATCTTTGCCTATGCGCTGATCCTGGCGCCGGTCGGCGTGCTGCCCTGGGGACTCGGCTACACCACCGTCGCTTATGGCGCGGTTTCCATCCTGCTCGGCCTGGGCTTCATCTGGTATGCCTGGAAGGTACTGGGCATGAGCGACGATGACCGCGCTATGAAGCCGGCCAAGGCGCTGTTCGGCTATTCGCTGCTCTATCTGTTCGCCATCTTCGCCGCCTATCTCGTCGACAGCGTGGTCGGGCGCGCCCTCGTCTTGGGGGGAGCATGA